The Desulfovibrio sp. G11 region GGCAAACGCCTCTTCTGCGGAAAGCCCCCGGTGCGACCTGTGTGGGCACGGCGATTTTCTTAACCGCTTTGCGCATGAAAGCGAGCGCTGCGCCCGTTTTGTGCTGGCGATTGTGCGACTGGAAAATGCCGAAGACCATGCTCCGGCCACGGCCCTGCGCCTGTGGAGAAAACTTTTGCGCAAACTTGCTCCTGACACGGAGCAGGCCGAACCGCTCGCCGGTTTGTACGGCAGTAACAGCCTTATATTTTTTCATCCCGGCATTGAAACACCGGATGTTGCCGGGCTGTATGAGAGCCTGTGTGCCGATCTGAAAAACGAAGGATTTGACGCTGCGGCCGGACTGGCAGCTTTTCCCTTTTTGCAGTACCGCAAGGCAGAAATGCCGGACTGCGCCCTCAAGGCTCTGGAATACGCCCTTCTTTTGCCGCCGCCACGGGTCGGCATATGCAATTCCCTGGCGCTCAATATCAGCGCCGACAGACGTTACAGCCTGGGCGACGTGTTTGGTGCTCTGGAAGAGTACAAACTTGCCCTGCTTGCGGACAAAGCCAATGTGATGGCCTGGAACTCACTTGGCGTGTGCATGGCGGCCCTGGGGCGCGGACACGAGGCGCGACGCTATTTTCTTGAAGCGCTGCGGCATAATCCCGATGCAGGCGCGGCCAAGCAGATTTATTACAATCTTGGCAATATTTGCCAGAGCCTGGGAGAGCGCCGCGCCGCCGCACGCTACTACCGGCAGTGCGTCAAAGCCGCACCTGACCACCTTTTTGCGCATATCCGGCTGGGGCAGCTTTGTGAGCAGGGCGGCAGAAGGGCCGACGCCCGACGCTACTATGAGCTGGCGGCAGCCATTGAAGACGCTTCGCCCGGCAGACCGGGTGTGGCCCGGCGGCATCTGGCCCGCGTGGCAGCACGCCAGCGCAGGGGTGGCGAGGCCCGCGAGCTTCTGCACGAGGCCCTGTTGCGCAACCCGCAAGACGCGGCGTCCATGCTGTTGCTGGCAAATATTTATCTGGACGGCAACGAGGACCCGGCCGTGGCTGAGCTGCTGGCGCGTAAAAGCGCTGGTCTGCATGACAGGCCAGAGGCCTGGCAGACGCTGGCGCGCGCCCTGCGCGCTCTTGACCGGGAGGATGAAGCCCGGCTGGCTGAAGCCAGAGCCGTGCTTGGCTGAGTAAAAAATATAGGGTTATGACCGCAAGCAGCCGCCCGGTACCGGGCGGCTGCTTGCGTTTGGGCTGTTGGCGCGGTTCGTGGGGTACAAGGATGGCGGGGGGCGTTTGTCGCGTCTCTTTATGACATTGACTTTCATTTTCATATAGGGCAGCATTCATGTATTCACCACCACCAGCCGACAGCGGCTTACAGGAATGCCATGACACCTTTACAGATTGTTTCTGCCTTGAATTCCCTTATTTCCATCCGCCAGCCGGCTTTTTTATGGGGCGCGCCGGGCGTGGGCAAAAGCCAGATAGTGGCCCAGGTGGCAGAGTCCAGAGGCGTGGCCCTGCGCGACATCCGCGCCGTGCTGCTTGACCCCGTGGATCTGCGCGGTTTGCCGCGCATTACCGAACAGGGGCTTTCCGTGTGGTGTCCGCCGGCATTCCTGCCCACGTCTTCAGATCCGGAAGAAGGCATAATTTTTCTGGATGAGCTGAACGCCGCACCGCCTCTTGTGCAGGCCGCCTGCTACCAGCTTATCCTGGACCGCGCCATTGGCGAATACCGCCTGCCTGACGGTTGGGCCATTGTGGCCGCGGGCAACCGCGAAAAGGACAAGGCCGTGTCGTACCGCATGCCCTCGGCCCTTGCCAACCGTATGGTGCACCTGGAGTTTGACGCCAGTCTGGACGACTGGCTCTCCTGGGCGCAGGTCGCGGGCATACGGCCTGAAGTGTGTGCATTCCTGCGGTTCAGGCCTCGGCTGCTGCACGACTTTGACCCGCAAAAATCCGAAAAGGCCTTTGCTTCGCCCCGTTCGTGGGAATTTGTTTCGCGTATTCTTGATGCCGCGCCGGACCAGGATGTGGAATACGAACTTTTTCAGGGTACTGTGGGTACAGCGGGGGCTGCGGAGTTTATGGGTTTTCTTGCTGTATGGCGTGAGCTGCCCACAGTGGACGAAGTGCTGGCGGCCCCGGCCTCGGCCGTGGTTCCGCTGGAACCGGCGGCTCTTTATGCCATGTGCGAGGCACTGAGCCTCAGGGCCAGCGCCGAAACCATAAATGCGCTTACGGCCTATGCCGAAAGGCTGCCTTCGGAATTCGGCGTTTTGCTCATGCGTGACGCCGTGTGCCAGGACACGGAGCTTGTGCGCACCGAGGCTTTCTCCCGCTGGGCGGAAAAAAACGCTGAAGTGCTGATGTAGCCATGAGTGAGCATGACAGCCTGCTGCGTGGGCCTTGCGACAGTTCCCCGCCGGAGGGTGACCTTTCACGCCGGGCCGCACTGGCCATGAAAAAGGCCAGAACAGCTCTGGTGCTTGACCACCCGTTTTTCGGCTCTCTGGCATT contains the following coding sequences:
- a CDS encoding ATPase, with the translated sequence MTPLQIVSALNSLISIRQPAFLWGAPGVGKSQIVAQVAESRGVALRDIRAVLLDPVDLRGLPRITEQGLSVWCPPAFLPTSSDPEEGIIFLDELNAAPPLVQAACYQLILDRAIGEYRLPDGWAIVAAGNREKDKAVSYRMPSALANRMVHLEFDASLDDWLSWAQVAGIRPEVCAFLRFRPRLLHDFDPQKSEKAFASPRSWEFVSRILDAAPDQDVEYELFQGTVGTAGAAEFMGFLAVWRELPTVDEVLAAPASAVVPLEPAALYAMCEALSLRASAETINALTAYAERLPSEFGVLLMRDAVCQDTELVRTEAFSRWAEKNAEVLM